From Caminibacter mediatlanticus TB-2, the proteins below share one genomic window:
- the cysQ gene encoding 3'(2'),5'-bisphosphate nucleotidase CysQ encodes MLSNININYILDIAKKAGKEVLKIYNKDFEVEYKSDKSPLTKADKISHQIIVEGLKEYNLPILSEEGKNIPYEERKNWEYFWMIDPLDGTKEFIKRNGEFTINIALIHKDTPVFGVVYAPAIDILYFNDKNNAYKIENNKKFTLPLHKNKDKLVIIASKSHMNTETKKFIDTIKTDKKKVFISKGSSLKLCLVAEGIADIYPRLAPTMEWDTAAADAIVRKCNKKTIDLQTDKLLKYNKKNLLNNYFIVY; translated from the coding sequence ATGTTAAGCAATATTAATATAAACTATATACTAGATATTGCAAAAAAGGCTGGAAAAGAAGTTTTAAAAATTTACAATAAAGACTTTGAAGTTGAATATAAAAGTGATAAATCCCCTCTAACAAAAGCTGATAAAATTTCTCATCAAATAATTGTCGAAGGATTAAAAGAATATAATTTACCTATTTTATCTGAAGAAGGAAAAAATATTCCATATGAAGAAAGAAAAAATTGGGAATATTTTTGGATGATAGACCCTCTTGATGGGACTAAAGAATTTATAAAAAGAAATGGAGAATTTACTATAAATATAGCTTTAATTCATAAAGACACTCCTGTATTTGGAGTAGTATATGCACCAGCCATTGATATCTTATATTTTAATGATAAAAATAATGCCTATAAGATAGAAAATAATAAAAAATTTACTTTACCATTACATAAAAATAAAGATAAACTTGTTATAATTGCAAGCAAATCTCATATGAATACAGAAACAAAAAAATTTATAGATACTATAAAAACAGATAAAAAGAAAGTTTTTATTTCAAAAGGCAGTAGTTTAAAACTATGTTTAGTTGCAGAAGGAATAGCAGATATTTATCCAAGACTTGCTCCCACTATGGAATGGGATACAGCAGCAGCTGATGCTATTGTAAGAAAATGTAACAAAAAAACTATTGATTTGCAAACCGATAAATTGTTAAAATATAATAAAAAAAATTTACTTAATAATTATTTCATAGTTTATTAG
- the rfbA gene encoding glucose-1-phosphate thymidylyltransferase RfbA — MKGIILAGGSGTRLYPITRGISKQLLPIYDKPMIYYPMSVLMLSGIKDILIISNPEYIDNYKAIFKDGSQLGMNIEYAIQKEPRGLAEAFIIGEEFIGNDNVCLVLGDNIFYGHGLTNLLKESVNIVENEDKAVVFGYYVNNPKAYGVVEFDENFKAISIEEKPENPKSNYAVTGLYFYPNDVVKKAKEVKPSNRGELEITSINEMYLNEDRLNVKLMGRGYAWLDTGTHDNLIEAGMFVKVLEQRKGFKIACIEEIAYENGWIDKDQIKKLAKPLKKTEYGEYLLKIINEEC, encoded by the coding sequence ATGAAAGGCATAATATTAGCAGGGGGAAGTGGTACGAGGTTATACCCAATAACAAGAGGGATAAGCAAACAACTACTACCAATATATGATAAGCCAATGATATATTATCCAATGTCAGTTTTAATGCTTAGTGGAATAAAAGATATTTTAATAATAAGTAATCCAGAGTATATAGATAATTATAAAGCAATATTTAAAGATGGAAGTCAACTTGGTATGAATATTGAATATGCTATTCAAAAAGAGCCAAGAGGTCTTGCAGAAGCATTTATAATAGGGGAAGAATTCATAGGTAATGATAATGTATGTTTAGTATTAGGGGATAATATATTTTATGGACATGGATTAACTAATTTATTAAAAGAATCAGTAAATATTGTAGAAAATGAAGATAAAGCAGTTGTGTTTGGATATTATGTAAATAATCCTAAGGCATATGGAGTAGTAGAGTTTGATGAGAATTTTAAAGCAATAAGTATAGAAGAAAAACCAGAAAATCCAAAAAGCAATTATGCAGTAACAGGACTTTATTTTTATCCAAATGATGTAGTAAAAAAAGCAAAAGAAGTAAAGCCAAGCAATAGAGGAGAACTTGAAATAACATCAATTAATGAGATGTATTTAAATGAAGATAGATTAAATGTAAAATTAATGGGAAGAGGGTATGCTTGGCTTGATACAGGTACTCATGATAATTTAATAGAAGCAGGAATGTTTGTAAAAGTTTTAGAGCAAAGAAAAGGTTTTAAAATAGCTTGTATTGAAGAGATAGCTTATGAGAATGGATGGATAGATAAAGACCAAATTAAAAAACTTGCTAAACCTCTTAAAAAAACAGAATATGGGGAATACCTTTTAAAAATTATCAATGAAGAATGTTAA
- a CDS encoding glycosyltransferase family 2 protein, producing MKKIEILLFVYNGERFLEKQINSILTQTYKNFTLHLIDDCSNDNSFEIINKYKNLTNVKIYRNDKNIGIVKNVEKYLNLINGEFFALSDQDDIWLPNKLEKQIKYINNKKPMLVHSDLVMINEYEKILYSSYFKFRNYNLPNKKSLNTIISQNGVMGNTILFNQKLKELILPFPKDLIVHDYWIALINEIYGERITLNEKLVMYRIHNNNLSNNISSLSKRNKIKLNNIQLPYYNINREKVLEFLLNNYYIKEQDKIIIKKFIEYLEFKKNKLYIIFNLLKYNFLKKSLFYRIKIIIKILLKKKTNEYKK from the coding sequence GTGAAAAAAATTGAAATATTACTATTTGTTTATAATGGAGAAAGATTTTTAGAAAAACAAATAAATTCTATACTAACACAAACATATAAAAATTTTACATTACATTTAATAGATGATTGTTCAAACGATAATAGTTTTGAAATAATAAATAAGTATAAAAATTTAACAAATGTGAAAATCTATCGGAATGATAAAAATATAGGCATTGTAAAAAATGTAGAAAAATATTTAAATTTAATAAATGGAGAATTTTTTGCATTGAGTGATCAAGATGATATTTGGTTACCTAATAAATTAGAAAAACAAATAAAATATATAAACAATAAAAAGCCTATGTTAGTTCATAGTGATTTAGTAATGATAAATGAATATGAAAAAATTTTATATTCTTCTTATTTTAAATTTAGAAATTATAATTTACCTAATAAAAAATCTTTAAATACAATAATTTCTCAAAATGGTGTAATGGGTAATACTATTTTATTTAACCAAAAACTAAAAGAATTAATTTTACCTTTTCCTAAAGATTTAATTGTACATGATTATTGGATTGCATTAATAAATGAAATTTATGGAGAAAGAATTACTTTAAATGAAAAACTTGTAATGTATAGAATACATAATAATAATTTATCTAATAATATTTCTTCTTTAAGTAAAAGAAACAAAATTAAATTAAATAATATACAATTGCCATATTACAACATTAATAGAGAAAAAGTTTTAGAATTTTTATTAAATAATTATTATATTAAAGAACAAGATAAAATTATAATTAAAAAATTCATTGAATATTTAGAGTTTAAAAAAAACAAATTATATATTATTTTTAACTTATTAAAATACAACTTTTTAAAAAAATCATTATTTTATAGAATAAAAATTATCATCAAAATATTATTAAAGAAAAAAACAAATGAATATAAAAAATAA
- the rfbB gene encoding dTDP-glucose 4,6-dehydratase has product MNKNILITGGAGFIGSNFIPYFLEKYPEYNVINLDKLTYAGNLENLKELENNPRYKFIKGDICNRELVEYIFNEFDIGGVIHFAAESHVDNSIKNPDVFVKTNVNGTFTLIDVAYKYWMQGPFKYKEKYKNSRFHHISTDEVYGTLSDDPNELFTEETPYRPNSPYSASKASSDMIVRSYHHTYGMNTVITNCSNNYGPKQHDEKLIPTIIRNAINLNPIPIYGDGKNIRDWLYVLDHCKGIDLAYHKGKSGETYNIGGRNERTNIYIANKICEILDELYPIKQNSKFSTLNSQLKSYKDLITFVSDRPGHDRRYAIDASKIENELGWRADENFESGIVKTVKWYLEKYHKI; this is encoded by the coding sequence ATGAATAAAAATATATTAATAACAGGTGGGGCTGGATTTATAGGAAGTAATTTTATTCCATATTTTTTAGAAAAGTATCCAGAATATAATGTAATAAATCTTGATAAATTAACTTATGCAGGCAATTTAGAAAATTTAAAAGAATTAGAAAATAATCCAAGATATAAATTTATAAAAGGTGATATTTGTAATCGTGAATTAGTAGAATATATTTTTAATGAATTTGATATTGGGGGAGTAATACATTTTGCAGCAGAATCTCATGTAGATAATTCAATTAAAAATCCAGATGTATTTGTAAAAACAAATGTAAATGGGACTTTTACTTTAATAGATGTTGCATATAAATATTGGATGCAAGGGCCTTTTAAATATAAAGAAAAATATAAAAATTCAAGGTTTCATCATATATCAACAGATGAAGTATATGGAACATTGTCTGATGATCCAAATGAACTATTCACAGAAGAGACACCTTATAGACCTAATTCCCCATACTCTGCAAGTAAAGCAAGTAGTGATATGATAGTTAGAAGTTATCATCATACATATGGAATGAATACAGTAATAACAAATTGTTCAAACAATTATGGACCAAAACAACACGATGAAAAATTAATTCCTACAATTATAAGAAATGCTATAAATTTAAATCCAATACCAATTTATGGAGATGGAAAAAACATAAGAGATTGGTTATATGTGTTAGACCATTGCAAGGGAATAGATTTAGCATATCACAAAGGAAAAAGTGGAGAGACTTATAACATTGGTGGAAGAAATGAAAGGACTAATATTTATATTGCAAATAAAATATGTGAAATCCTTGATGAACTTTATCCTATTAAACAAAATTCTAAATTCTCAACTCTCAATTCTCAATTAAAAAGTTATAAAGACCTTATAACATTTGTATCAGATAGACCAGGACATGATAGAAGGTATGCAATAGATGCGAGTAAAATTGAAAATGAACTTGGATGGAGGGCTGATGAAAATTTTGAAAGTGGGATTGTTAAAACAGTAAAGTGGTATTTAGAGAAATATCATAAAATATAG
- the rfbC gene encoding dTDP-4-dehydrorhamnose 3,5-epimerase, whose amino-acid sequence MKFIPTKIPEVVIIEPKVFGDDRGYFMETFRQDLFEKNIRKIDFIQDNESKSKRGVLRGLHYQLPPFAQSKLVRVIKGKVLDVAVDIRKNSPTFKQYVAVELSEENKRQLFIPRGFAHGFLVLSDEAIFTYKVDNYYSPEHDRSIRFDDLEIGINWNFPKEELIISEKDKNAPFLKDAEIFESMENY is encoded by the coding sequence ATGAAATTTATACCAACTAAAATACCAGAAGTAGTAATAATAGAACCAAAAGTATTTGGAGATGATAGAGGCTATTTTATGGAGACTTTTAGGCAGGATTTATTTGAAAAAAATATTAGAAAAATAGATTTTATCCAAGATAATGAATCAAAAAGTAAAAGAGGAGTTTTAAGAGGACTTCATTATCAATTGCCTCCATTTGCACAAAGTAAGCTTGTAAGAGTAATAAAAGGAAAAGTATTAGATGTAGCAGTAGATATAAGAAAAAATTCACCAACATTTAAACAATATGTAGCAGTTGAACTTAGCGAAGAGAATAAAAGACAACTTTTTATTCCAAGAGGATTTGCCCATGGATTTTTAGTATTGAGTGATGAGGCGATATTTACTTATAAAGTAGATAATTATTATTCTCCTGAGCATGATAGAAGTATAAGATTTGATGATTTAGAAATTGGTATAAATTGGAATTTTCCAAAAGAAGAGTTGATTATTTCAGAGAAAGATAAAAATGCACCATTTTTAAAAGATGCAGAGATATTTGAGTCAATGGAAAATTATTAA
- a CDS encoding capsular polysaccharide biosynthesis protein: MNIKNKNFYLNNICNIFTKQYFTGWGRKRTGMFAKWSYKKFGGKLVLLEDGFIRSIGLGDDKSFSIVEDDIGIYYDATTDSRLEKILKEYDLTKYIKTAKKSINLIKTKKISKYNNGKLKLPQYLQTSTKKVLIIAQTKGDLSLKYGYANLFDDKYIIQKALKDNPDSEIYLKVHPDVIAGKKESNINIEYAKKYCKIIDENFHPIVLLEAFNKVYTQTSQMGFEAALLGKEVHILGAPFYVGWGIENLHWHLDENIKKEILKRRGKKLTIEELFTGAFIIYSKYFNPFKNKKSNIIDTIETIDKYRKIYIENSGNLYFFGFKPWKRKYIKPFFYTIYKNKIFFCNDLKDGLKKGLNNNSKIFIWGKKEFKNVEEFAKKNKIKIYRVEDGFLRSVSLGSDLTRPYSLVIDSKGIYFDPSKESDLEYILNNYKFDEKIIKRAKKLKDYLINNKISKYNIFSYKKLNIKTNKKIIFVPGQVEDDASIIYGANGMSNLELLQKVRKNNRDAFIIFKPHPDVVVGNRIGNIDKDIALKYCDLIIDKISIDSILEICDEVHTMTSLVGFEALIRGKKVYTYGIPFYSNWGLTIDEKKLQRRKRKLTIEELIAGAYIIYPRYIHPKTFKFCEVEVLISELEKIKKLYNSNLIYRYFTNIRNYLSRKSQLILRLINEKL, encoded by the coding sequence ATGAATATAAAAAATAAAAATTTTTATTTAAATAATATTTGTAATATATTTACAAAACAGTATTTTACAGGTTGGGGTAGGAAAAGAACAGGTATGTTTGCTAAATGGAGTTATAAAAAATTTGGTGGTAAGCTTGTTTTATTAGAAGATGGTTTTATTCGTTCTATTGGTCTTGGAGATGATAAAAGCTTTAGTATTGTTGAAGATGATATTGGAATTTATTACGATGCTACTACTGACAGTAGATTAGAAAAGATTTTAAAAGAATATGATTTAACAAAGTATATCAAAACAGCAAAAAAATCTATAAATTTAATAAAAACAAAAAAAATCTCAAAATATAATAATGGAAAATTAAAATTACCTCAATATTTGCAAACTTCTACAAAAAAAGTTTTGATAATTGCTCAAACAAAAGGTGATTTGTCATTAAAATATGGGTATGCTAACTTATTTGATGATAAGTATATCATTCAAAAAGCTTTGAAAGATAATCCAGATAGTGAAATATATTTGAAAGTTCATCCAGATGTAATTGCTGGGAAAAAAGAGTCAAATATAAATATAGAGTATGCAAAAAAATATTGCAAAATAATAGATGAAAATTTTCATCCAATAGTATTGCTTGAAGCATTTAATAAAGTATATACTCAAACTTCTCAAATGGGATTTGAAGCTGCTTTATTAGGAAAAGAAGTACATATATTGGGAGCTCCTTTTTATGTAGGTTGGGGGATTGAAAACCTACATTGGCATTTAGATGAAAACATAAAAAAAGAAATATTAAAAAGAAGAGGAAAGAAACTAACTATTGAAGAGTTGTTTACAGGTGCTTTTATTATTTATTCAAAATATTTTAATCCATTTAAAAATAAAAAAAGTAATATTATTGATACAATAGAAACAATTGATAAATACAGAAAAATATATATTGAAAATAGCGGAAATTTATATTTTTTTGGTTTTAAACCGTGGAAAAGAAAATATATAAAACCTTTCTTTTATACAATATATAAAAATAAAATTTTTTTTTGTAACGATTTAAAAGATGGACTAAAAAAAGGATTAAATAATAATTCCAAAATTTTTATTTGGGGTAAAAAAGAGTTTAAAAATGTTGAAGAATTTGCAAAAAAAAATAAAATAAAAATTTATAGAGTAGAGGATGGCTTTTTAAGATCTGTTTCACTTGGCTCAGATTTGACAAGACCATATTCATTAGTTATTGATAGTAAAGGTATTTATTTTGATCCAAGTAAAGAGAGTGATTTAGAATATATATTAAATAATTATAAATTTGATGAAAAAATAATAAAAAGAGCTAAGAAACTAAAAGACTATTTGATAAATAACAAAATTTCAAAATATAATATTTTTTCATATAAAAAATTAAATATTAAAACTAATAAAAAAATTATTTTTGTTCCAGGACAAGTAGAGGATGATGCTTCCATAATATATGGTGCTAACGGTATGAGTAATTTAGAATTATTACAAAAAGTAAGAAAAAACAATAGAGATGCTTTTATTATTTTTAAACCACATCCTGATGTAGTAGTAGGAAATAGGATAGGGAATATAGATAAGGATATTGCTTTAAAATATTGTGATTTAATTATTGATAAAATAAGTATTGATTCAATTTTAGAAATTTGTGATGAAGTTCACACTATGACATCACTTGTTGGTTTTGAAGCATTAATAAGGGGTAAAAAAGTCTATACTTATGGTATTCCTTTTTATTCTAACTGGGGATTAACAATTGATGAAAAAAAATTACAACGAAGAAAAAGAAAATTAACTATAGAAGAATTAATCGCAGGAGCATATATAATTTATCCAAGATATATACATCCAAAAACTTTTAAATTTTGTGAAGTAGAAGTATTGATTTCTGAATTAGAAAAAATAAAAAAATTGTATAATTCTAATTTAATTTATAGATATTTTACTAATATCCGAAATTATTTAAGTAGAAAAAGTCAATTAATATTAAGGTTAATAAATGAAAAGTTGTAA
- the rfbD gene encoding dTDP-4-dehydrorhamnose reductase has product MNNINILITGSSGQLGSELRMLNDKFKMLNYRCFFTDKNELDITDFKRVKGFIEKNDIKIIINTAAYTAVDKAEEEKELAELINYKAVENLAKISKEKEIFLVHISTDYVFNGKNYRPYVEEDKTDPINYYGLTKLKGEEAIKKINPKGVIIRTSWVYSSFGKNFVKTMLNLAKTKKELNIIFDQIGTPTYARDLAEVILRILDVKFKITDSNNNLTSNIKHLPSNVEIYHYSNEGVCSWYDFAKAIFEIEGIDIKVNPIESKDYPTPAKRPFYSVLNKSKIKRDFNIEIPYWIDSLKECLERLYDE; this is encoded by the coding sequence ATGAATAATATTAATATATTAATAACAGGGAGTAGTGGGCAACTTGGAAGTGAACTTAGGATGTTAAATGATAAATTTAAAATGTTAAATTATAGATGTTTTTTCACAGATAAAAATGAACTTGATATAACAGATTTTAAAAGAGTAAAAGGTTTTATAGAAAAAAATGATATTAAGATAATTATAAATACAGCTGCATATACAGCGGTTGATAAAGCAGAAGAAGAAAAAGAATTAGCAGAGCTTATAAATTATAAAGCAGTTGAAAATTTAGCAAAAATAAGTAAAGAAAAAGAGATATTTTTAGTTCATATTTCAACAGATTATGTATTTAATGGGAAAAATTATAGACCATATGTAGAAGAAGACAAAACTGACCCAATAAATTATTATGGACTTACTAAATTAAAAGGTGAAGAAGCAATAAAAAAAATAAATCCAAAAGGTGTAATTATAAGGACTTCTTGGGTATATAGTAGCTTTGGGAAAAATTTTGTAAAAACAATGCTTAATTTGGCAAAGACAAAAAAAGAATTAAATATTATATTTGACCAAATAGGAACTCCTACTTATGCAAGAGACCTTGCCGAAGTAATACTTCGAATTTTAGATGTTAAATTTAAAATTACAGATTCAAATAATAATTTAACATCTAACATTAAACATTTACCATCTAATGTAGAAATTTATCATTATAGTAATGAAGGAGTTTGTAGTTGGTATGATTTTGCAAAAGCAATATTTGAGATAGAAGGGATTGATATAAAAGTTAATCCAATAGAGAGTAAGGACTATCCAACACCAGCAAAAAGACCATTTTATTCAGTACTTAATAAGTCTAAAATAAAAAGAGATTTTAATATCGAAATTCCTTATTGGATAGATTCTTTAAAAGAGTGTTTAGAAAGGTTATATGATGAATAA
- the cysN gene encoding sulfate adenylyltransferase subunit CysN, whose translation MKSIINYLKEHENKEMLRFITCGSVDDGKSTLIGRLLYDSKKIYEDQLAQVKNETKKYGTTNEEIDFALLVDGLQSEREQGITIDVAYRFFSTDKRKYIIADTPGHEQYTRNMATGASTADLAVILIDARKGVLTQTIRHTFIVTLMGIQNILIAINKMDLVNYDEAIFNKIINEYNNMFEKLRLSLPYKNIDFNIDFIPISALKGDNVTNHSQNMRWYKGKSLLSYLDTINILNNNNFNAFRYPVQYVNRPNLDFRGYCGTITNGKIQVGDEIKIYPSHKTATIKEIILPVNNIDNKKENPYIKKAEKNMAVTLTLNNELDISRGDLIIKKDEIEPKFNDSFEAMLIWFDDQSMQKNREYILKIYSKETTARVDKILYKKNINTLEKQEADTLNLNDIARVKIDLSEKIAFDFYEENKETGAFILIDKLTNNTVAAGMIVGDATKSQIKKTYTDSEIALNEYIRKFYPEWGCKPIEDIK comes from the coding sequence ATGAAATCAATCATAAATTATTTAAAAGAGCATGAAAATAAAGAGATGTTAAGATTTATAACATGTGGAAGTGTAGATGATGGTAAATCAACACTTATAGGAAGGCTTTTATATGATAGTAAAAAGATTTACGAAGATCAATTAGCGCAAGTTAAAAATGAAACAAAAAAATATGGAACTACAAATGAAGAAATTGATTTTGCATTATTAGTAGATGGTTTACAAAGTGAAAGAGAACAGGGGATTACAATTGATGTTGCATATAGATTTTTTAGTACAGACAAAAGAAAATATATAATTGCTGATACTCCTGGACACGAACAATATACAAGGAATATGGCAACTGGAGCAAGTACAGCTGATTTAGCTGTAATATTAATTGATGCAAGAAAAGGAGTATTAACTCAAACTATAAGACATACTTTTATAGTAACATTAATGGGAATTCAAAATATTCTTATAGCGATAAATAAAATGGATTTAGTAAACTATGATGAAGCTATTTTTAATAAAATAATAAATGAATATAATAACATGTTTGAAAAACTTAGATTATCTTTACCGTATAAAAACATTGATTTTAATATAGATTTTATACCTATTAGTGCTTTAAAAGGTGATAATGTAACTAATCATTCTCAAAACATGAGGTGGTATAAAGGTAAAAGTTTATTAAGCTATCTTGATACAATAAATATACTTAATAATAATAATTTTAACGCATTTAGATATCCAGTCCAATATGTTAATAGACCTAATTTAGATTTTAGAGGATATTGTGGTACTATTACTAATGGAAAAATACAAGTAGGTGATGAAATAAAAATATACCCTTCACATAAAACTGCTACTATTAAAGAAATTATTTTACCCGTTAATAATATAGATAATAAAAAAGAAAATCCATATATTAAAAAAGCAGAAAAAAATATGGCAGTTACTTTAACTTTAAATAATGAGCTTGATATAAGTAGAGGTGATTTAATAATAAAAAAAGATGAAATAGAACCAAAGTTTAATGATTCTTTTGAAGCAATGCTAATTTGGTTTGATGATCAATCAATGCAAAAAAACAGAGAATATATTTTAAAAATATATTCTAAAGAAACGACAGCAAGAGTAGATAAAATTTTGTATAAAAAAAATATAAATACATTAGAAAAACAAGAAGCAGATACATTAAATTTAAATGATATTGCAAGAGTAAAAATTGATTTGAGTGAAAAAATTGCTTTTGATTTCTATGAAGAAAATAAAGAAACAGGTGCTTTTATATTAATAGATAAACTTACTAATAATACGGTAGCTGCTGGAATGATAGTAGGAGATGCTACAAAATCCCAAATCAAAAAAACATATACTGATTCTGAAATTGCATTAAATGAATATATAAGAAAGTTTTATCCAGAATGGGGATGTAAACCAATCGAGGATATAAAGTAA
- the cysC gene encoding adenylyl-sulfate kinase translates to MYKETNIRSIAKGITWRIVATGTTMSIVYIFFGNIELAVATGILETIAKVGLYWAHEKVWQKIRWGRKKIEPFNLMFTGLPLSGKTTIADLVYDKLQKLDIPIERIDSKDIRELIPNIGYSKEERLKHIKRIAHLIQTLQKNSISTITSFVFPYKESRKIVREMVKNNIVVYVKASIEECKKRDYKGVYEKALKGEIENFTGISDVYEEPQHAEIIIDTEKIKPEEAADIIYKYIKKNYIK, encoded by the coding sequence ATGTATAAAGAAACAAATATACGCTCTATAGCAAAAGGTATAACATGGAGAATTGTTGCCACTGGTACAACAATGTCAATAGTTTATATTTTTTTTGGAAATATTGAGTTAGCAGTAGCAACTGGAATTCTTGAAACTATTGCAAAAGTAGGATTATATTGGGCACATGAAAAGGTATGGCAGAAAATTAGATGGGGTAGAAAAAAGATAGAACCTTTTAATTTAATGTTTACAGGGCTTCCTCTTAGTGGGAAAACAACAATAGCTGATTTAGTATATGATAAATTACAAAAACTTGATATTCCAATTGAGAGAATTGATAGTAAAGATATTAGAGAATTAATCCCTAATATTGGATATAGTAAAGAAGAGAGACTAAAACATATAAAAAGAATAGCTCATCTTATTCAAACTTTGCAAAAAAACTCAATATCAACTATAACAAGTTTCGTATTTCCTTATAAAGAAAGCAGAAAAATTGTAAGAGAAATGGTAAAAAATAACATAGTTGTATATGTAAAAGCAAGTATTGAAGAGTGTAAAAAAAGGGATTATAAAGGAGTATATGAAAAAGCCCTAAAAGGAGAAATTGAGAACTTTACAGGAATTAGTGATGTATATGAAGAACCACAACATGCTGAAATAATAATCGATACTGAAAAAATAAAACCTGAAGAAGCAGCTGATATTATTTATAAGTATATCAAAAAAAATTACATAAAATAG
- the cysC gene encoding adenylyl-sulfate kinase, with translation MKNIIIHPHKVKRNDREKIKNQKGCVIWLTGLSGSGKSTIANELEYELNKMKYHTYLLDGDNIRSGLNSDLSFNENDRKENIRRISEVAKLFVDSGIITITAFISPFIKDREKAKKIIGVENFIEVFIDTPLEECIKRDPKGLYKKALDGKIKNFTGIDQKYEKPINPNIHIDTIKEDLNISINKIINYLDKKGYINVKQY, from the coding sequence ATGAAAAATATTATAATTCATCCTCATAAAGTAAAAAGAAATGATAGAGAAAAAATTAAGAATCAAAAAGGTTGTGTGATTTGGCTTACAGGTCTTAGTGGTAGTGGTAAAAGTACTATTGCAAATGAATTAGAATATGAGTTAAATAAGATGAAATATCATACCTATCTGCTTGATGGAGACAATATTAGAAGTGGATTAAATAGTGATTTAAGTTTTAATGAAAATGATAGAAAAGAAAATATTAGAAGAATAAGTGAAGTAGCAAAACTTTTTGTAGACTCAGGAATTATTACAATTACTGCATTTATTTCTCCTTTTATTAAAGATAGAGAAAAAGCTAAAAAAATTATAGGAGTGGAAAATTTTATAGAAGTTTTTATTGATACTCCTCTTGAAGAATGCATAAAAAGAGATCCTAAGGGGTTATATAAAAAAGCATTAGATGGAAAGATTAAAAATTTTACAGGTATTGATCAAAAATATGAAAAACCAATTAATCCAAATATACATATTGATACAATAAAAGAAGATTTAAATATAAGTATTAATAAAATTATAAATTATTTAGACAAAAAAGGATACATAAATGTTAAGCAATATTAA